Genomic DNA from Accipiter gentilis chromosome 9, bAccGen1.1, whole genome shotgun sequence:
GTGAGCCACACTGGGCAGTACCATGGTGAGTTGAGCTTGGCCACTTTCCACCAGAAGCAAAATTAAACTTCCCTCCTCCTGAGGATGTGCGTCCTTATAACATCCACCACCGCCCCAGCACTGCTTTGggaatctttatttttaaaaggattccATCTTCCACACTTAACCCCACTCTCAAGAGGACTAATGCAGGCGAAtgtcccccatcccatcccgtcccagcCAGGCTCGAGACGGCTCCTTCACACCACAGCCTGGAATGCAGGGGCAAAGCCACAGCCAGGGTCTCTCTCCTGGAGGAGGGGGCCAGGCAGTGAGCACAGGAGAGAGGCTGGAACCTGGATCTTCCTGCATGACTGCTCTCAAGTTACACTGACTTTGCAAACAGAGGCACAATATGAGCCAGACAACCCTGACAAAGCCCCTTTATGTGCAAAGGCCAAAGGTAGAGGAGATGGGAACAGAGGGCTCGGGCGTCCTGCAGCATAATCTAAGCTTCcacaaaggaaagggagaggcagggccAGCCACAAGCTCGCACAGGCTGCTGCCAGCTTCTCAGCTCAGAAGAGAGTTCGGGTACCGTCTGGGATAGAGAGATAAGGGAATTAGGCTGCTCTCTTCAGCTAAGTAGCTGCAATCAGTCACAGCTACAGGACTGATCCCAGAGGAATTGCAGCGAGACAGCGCACAGAATGCTGCAGCTGCCAGCGCGTGTGCTGGGACCCCCAGTACCACAGAGCCGCGCCACACTGGTGTTTAGCATCTGACTGAGCCCAAAGCAGCAGGGCTCAGTGACCCCACTGCAAGAAACATGCTGTTTCTCACAGGCAGAGCTTGGAGCCACCACCTAACCCACTGATCAGagaatgggggggagggggggagactGCGTCCCAGCCCACCACTCTACCGCTGCTCCTAGAGGCTCAGGGAAGTAGAAGTGAAGTTATAAAGGagccaagcaaacaaaaaacaaagtgcTTTGGGCAGGGAGCAGTTCTGTTGTCCCGTAGTGCAGCCAGTGCTTTCATCTGCAAATGCACCTGGCATTTGCTCCTCCACTGGAGCACGTGCAATTGCACTTGCTAGAAACAGCCAGAAAGCTTGCCCCAGCTTCAGGTGAGATCCCCCAACCCTAGCCACCCAACAGACTCTTTGAGATGCCGGCACAGGGAAGCTTCAGAAAGGAGCAGGCTTCTGTACTGCCAGGCAGGGTAGGATTTCCTGGCATGGATGCGGCTTTCCTTCCTTGTACACCCAAGGCTTGGGATCCCGTTGTGCTTCCCCCCCTCATGCAGTGTCACCCTGTACCAGTGCTGAGGGGGAGGAAGTCCTTGCTACGGGTGGCTGAGGGGCatcatcagctgctgcttttgaaggGTTCTTGTGCTCTCGGGGTGGGGTAGGAGGGGGGAAGGTGGGGCTCTGCAAGGCATCCGAGTACATCTCATCCTGGATGCAGGGACGCTGCACAATCCTTTGCAGCAGCGGCTTGAGCAAGCCTACAGTCAGCTGGTTCCCCTCGCTGGAGAAGGGCACTGGGTCCTCCTGGGAGCGAGGGAGGTGCTGTAGGACCACGGTGAGGACGTCCGAGGCGGTGAGCTCAACAGGGCACAGCGGCCACAGTGTGTCCAGATAAGGGTCCAGCTCCCGGTGCTGGGCAAACTCTGCCAGCAGCGTTGTGAATATCTCCTTGTTAAGCAATGGGCTGAGCTTAGAGAACTTCTCTGCCACCTCTACCACCCGCTGCCACCGCTTCAGGCGGATGAGAAGGTGCAGAGCTTGCAGCACGGCCTTAGGCctcatgctgcagagcagcagttcaAGCTCCATCTCATCATCTGCCTCGCTGCGCTTGTTCTTCCTGGCCAGTACTCCCAGTGCTCTCTTGTACAGCGGCACCCGGCCCTCTGGGCCCTCCTTGCTGCCGTATGTCCAAGAGATACTAACGTACTGCTGGGTCAGCTCCACAAAACTGGGCAGCCACTTGGGTTTGAACCTCAGGAAGGAGGCGCAGATGAGCTCAAAGAGGGGGACCACCCCATTCTGACCCATCTCGTCCTGATGCGGCCCTCCTAGGACCTTCTTCCACACCTCCGGGGTGGCCCTGGCTACCAAGAGGCCGTCCCcgttctgctgcagctgcaggcagctcctcATGGCCTTCCAGGCAGCCTTGGGGAAGGAGGCGAAGATGGAGTTCAGGTAGGCCAAGTTGTCCTTGTCCATGTCAGAGTGCAGAACGCGGCTGACCTCCTGCTCCACCAGTTCCTCACAGTAGCTTTCCACCTCACTCTCTGGGGCACACACCACGCAGGTCTTGAGGAGCTCCAGGCTCATGTAGCTCTGCAGCTCCAGGCTCATTGTGCTCAACAGCTTGGCGTAAGTGTCTTGGAGGCCTCGGGCTGCCTTCTGCTTCTGACGGAGGCTATGCTGCAGGATGGCAGCAAGGGCCACAGGAGCCTGGAACACACCGCCTTTCTTCAACTTCTCCACTGTCAGCTTGGAGCTGCTGAGGCTCCTCCTCTGGTAGTATCTGCAGGCCTCCTCGAACACCATCTCCACCAGGCACGGCTCAGGTCTGCTGCTGTCCTCAAGTTTGGAGAAGCTAAAGCTATAGATGCCAGTTTGAGTGAGGAGCTGAATGCTGTCCTCCTGTCCCGGGGACTCCAGGAAATGCACCTCTTTCATGCTCAGGGTTTTCTTTTCTACGAGCCTGCCACTGTTCTGGTCGACAAGGTACAGGACCCCAGCCAgcacacaggccaggatgctgccAAAGGTCTTCAGCTGGACAGGACTTTCTTGGGCCAGGGGGCCACCCTCCAGGTCAAAGATATGCCTCTGCGTCCCGTCTGGCTCCACTATGTTCACGGCACCCTTCGTGCTCACCAGCAGCAGACCCCCACTGTTGGACACAGCGGAGGTGTGAATGTCCAGAGGTGCCAAACCTGAGAGAAGACCCACAGAACCAAGCAGGAGCTTCCTGAAGTCTGACTCGCTGCTGGAGCACAGCACCTTGCTCTGGACGAAGCCTGCAGAGGGGGCTGTGATGGTGAGCTTTGCCTTCTCGGGATGACAGATGAGGAGGAATTTGGAAATGGTGGCAAAGCTGGCAGCGGCAGGCACCAGGAAGATGTGCTGCGGGGAGGCCAGGACCTGGTACTCAGGGCTGTTGTGCAAGACTATCCTTACGGCGCCCAGCCGCACGCCTTGCTCCCCTACCTCCAGAGCTCGGATGCAGACGCAGAACCTGAAGGCACACTTGCTCATGTCTGAGTGGGCATCCAGGGGAGGCCTCTCCTCACACCACACCAGGCTGGCTTCCTGGCTGCACACGGAGACGATTCGGGCCCGGGCACCCTGGCAGAGCTCCAGCgtctgcagcagctgccagcccaCGGCCACCACGAAGTGCCAGACCTCGGTCCGGCCGTGCTCCCACACGATGGCCAGTACCCAGGAGCCCAGCGTCGCAGGGCTCTGCAGGAACAGCAGTCCCACGAGGGCTGGCTGGGGCGGCTGCCAGTTCCTCTCCAGGTCGGCTCCACCCATGCCGTGGAGCTGGAAGGCCAccacctggggcagggggggcggcCGGCTCTTCTGCAGGACCAAAAGGTGTTGCCCGTCGGGGCTGGACTGGACATACCTGGGCTCTTCTccccggcacagcagctcctgcagccagcGGCCTCGGCTGAAGTCACTGAAGTCGGCGACCTGCCGCAGCATCCCGGCTCGCTTCATCCCGGGGCGCCCGCCCTGGTCACCGAGAGCACGTTCCAGGGCGAGCaggggcacggagctcctgctgccACCGAGTtccgcaccccccctccccgctccccagggTCTCTGCAGACCCTCCGACCCCCATGGACCCCTCCGggcaccctcctccccccccgcgGCGAGCCGGTTCCGCGGGCACCAGCCCCCCGAGGTAGGTACCTGCCGCGCCGCCGGCTCCCCGGACACCCACCTCCGCCCGAGGGaccccccccgctcccgccgggaCCCCGCGGGGCCTACCTGCCGCGGCCGGGGCGTCcctccgccggggccgggccggtggcGGCTCGGCGGGGCTCGGCACGACGCGGCGCTGGCTGCGCAATCACGAGGCGGCGCGCTTccgggcggggccgcgccgcgccggtcCGGGCCGCCCCTCTCCTACTTCCGTCGCCGgtgcggggagggcggcggggccgcggtcCGGGGGCGGCCCGTGAGGCTCTGCAGGCGGAGGGGCCATTTTTTTACCGGAGGGTGGGTGTGTCAGTCTCCTCAGGGAGAGGCGAGCTCCGTCCGGCCCGGGGAGGAGTCTCCCCGCCGCTGCCCTTGCCCGCCCCGCCTGCCGTCGGGAACCGGGGCCGCCCGGGGAACCGGCAGGCGGCGAGGCCCGGCGCTGACAGCGCCCTCtgcgccctcccccccccgcctagCCGGCGGCGCTAGGACCGCGCGGCGCAACCCTCCTCGAAGCGCAtgcgcggcgcggccggcggcgccTGCGCATTGGGAAGGAGAACGGCTCGCCCGCAGGTAAGTGCTGGGGATCGGGGAGGGACGCGGCCCCCCCACCCTCGCGGGGCCAGGccacgccccccgccgcccctcctgagtcggccgccccggccccggccccggccccgggcggccccggcccttggggctctgccgccgccgccgccgccgcggcggcggggcgggtgggggaCGCTGCCCGCCGCGAGGGGCCTCGCCGGGCCCCGTCTGCCGGCCCGCCGCTGGCCCCGCCGGGGTGCCCCGCAGGCCCGGCTCTCGGGGGCGccggggagccccccccccggtCTTTGGGCAGCCGGTGCTGGCGGCACCTTGCCGGGGGTCTCGGGGAAGGGGGCCGAAGCCTGCTTTGCCACAGCCCCTTCCGCGGGCCAGTGGCCCCGGGCTCCGTCAGGGCCCCTcggtgcctgccctgccctgccctgcgtGTGAGGCCTGGCCGCCTCCTGGAAACCCGTGGCGTGCGGGACTCGTTTTATACAGCAGTCTGTCCCGTGGAGGCTGTGGCTCCTTTCCCCGCCTGCCTGCAGCGCTGCTCTTGCCCATAAGCATGCCTGACCGCAGCGAGTGCCTTCGGGtgccggggagggagggagcgagcccTGCCTTGCCTGGGGAGGCCTCGCAGCAGGCTGGAGCTGCACAACCCTTTGGCTGTGCTGGTGCCGCCGCTCCTGGGCCACAGCGTCGGCTGGCTGCTGAAATGGTTTGGGTTCGGATAGCTCTTTCTAGAAAAAGAATGAGCAGGGCGCATTGCTTTACTGTTGGCCATTCTAATTATCTGGTTTACCTCACGGTCCTACAAGCGCCTGTACTGGCAAAGCAAAGGGGAGCAGTGAGCGGTGGTAGAGGAGTGGGAAGTTGTTAGGTTTATTATGCTGAAGGCAGAGGCAGCTTGCTATGTAAGCAAGCGTGCAGCCTCAGTCAAAACCCTGTTGCGTATGTCAGTGTAAGAAAGTTTGCTCTTAAGCAGAGACTGTAAACTGAATATATGATGAGAGCCAATTCGGGCTGAGCAGGTGGGTGGAATATGCAAAGCAGTAAGATAATTTGGATCATTGTGGTATGTGGCAATTGCAGTTCACCAGCTGTTTGAGCTCTTGTAGGAAGTATGACAAAAATTTTTAAGAggagttttgggggggagggggggaagacatcagttttgttttccaataATAATAGCGTAATCCTCTGTGTCACTTAGGGCACTTTTTGCTGTGTGCAGAGATACTACAGGCGGGGTATAATGCTAGGCTAAGCATTCATCTgctcaccaccaccccacccctgcTAACACAGCAGGCAGCCACGCAGACATCCCTCAGGAGGGGAAGGGTCAGCCTCTGCTGCTCAAAGTTGCTGAGTTGCTACATTCTGGCTccgtggtggtgttttttttttttgtcgtttgtttgttttaggacTTACACCTTTTTGTGTTGTGCTTTTCCTCCCAAGTGCTTGTGCTACTAATGTTCCATATCTCAAAAATGTTACCTCTCTGCGGCTCATACCTTTCTTATCTTGGTGTGGCTCTGCTGCACAGCTTCTTACAACAGAGCAGCTTCCTCAGAAGCCAGAGCCAAGGTCGTGCGGCTGCGCTGTATTCAGCGTGGGCCTTGGATCCACACTGACAGCTGAAGCCATGGGAGAAGGGCAGGGGAAGGTTACAGGGAGAGtgtttttcttcagaaggaaGACATCTGAAAAGGTCTCCGAGGCATGAGCTTTTAGGTGAGAGTGTAGAGGCAGTGCAGAATATTTCATGGTAAACTAGGTGGGGTGGATTCTCAAAGGCTCGGAAAGTGAAAACCCAGAGAGACTTTCTGACATGAGAGAGCTGGGCATTGTGGCCAGGAATACGGAAAGGAAGTGTgatgaaatgaaaaaattaattttgaaaaatggtGTGAACAGATGGATGTGGAAGCATGTGACGCTTGTCTAGATGGACTTGACAGGAAGAAGCTTAACTGGTTGATGGTGTGAAGTTGATGGATGGGGTGTTATTGTAACTGGACAGATAGAAATGAAAGGCAATTATGGATGAAGTTAAAAATGTAGCTTGGATGTTATTCTTTTATATCCTTGCTAAAGCAGGTGTAGTGGGAGGTAGTCCATGGTTGTATCTGTATTAGgaagctgcttttcctgtttttcaaggGGGGAAGAACAGGTCAGTAGTGGTGTAACTTTAGATTGTCTATGTAGAAGCACATACACTGCTACTGCTCTGAGTGGGATGGAAGGACTTGCTAGTAGAAACGCACGTACCAAGACTGTGCTGGAGATTATGATGTTTggtactgcagaaaaaaaagtaggatcTGTGTGGGTTTTTGTTATCAGCACACCCTCAGAATATATTTCTCATTATATACTGCATGAAGGCACCTGGAAATTCTGCCAGATGGATTCAAGGCTTGTGTGCTGTGAGCATTACTGTTTCCCTTGCTGGTGGGTTGGGTACCTTACAGTTGTAAAGAAAGGTACAGTCTGAGCAGTTTGCACTCCAAGGGACAATATACAAATAAGATTGTAAAGAATGGAAGAAATTATAAAAGCAGCGTGGATGTACTAGCACAAACTGTAAACGCCAACACGAGGGCTGGCAGAGAATAATCTGCGGAAGGGTTTAGGACAGGAATTTGGTCATGATGGTTGCTAAAGCCTTGACAAAATCCAGCCCAACctgttcctcctctctctgttttTACTAGTGgtctgccaggctgctgctggttGGTCCTGGGGGTTTTAATACTCAAACTGGAACTGGGTCAAGGCATTGTCTATGCACTGAGATTCATAAACTCTTGTGGTAGGTGCAGATGGTCTGTTGCTTCCAGTGATGAATGAGTGCTGGAACCTCTGTTTTTAAACTGCCTGTTGGTCGGGTCCAATATTGACTCTGCAGATTCATTATGTGGATTAAGTGCAAGCTTTTCCTGGAATTTCACTGAAGAGTTTAATGACTACTTGGCTTATAATGCATTGCTTTAGGTTCTTTTAGGCAGGGGTTTATCCCCCTCTCTTGCATGATCGAGGTAATTTTTGAACAACTTTCCTTTAGACTTGAGTGATGTACCTGCAAAATACCTTGAAAGGCAAAGCGTGATCACACTGGGTCCCAAGTGCATGCAATTGGTGGTGGGGGCAATTACTAGCCTTGAAATACTTAAACAAGTGAGTCTGATCTCTTAGTAGAAGTGGCCAGTCAAGGGATATtggatttcaaaagcaaaagtatCTCAGTTCTTATTCAGAGGTTTTATAAATATTGATTGAGGTCCAGGGCTTTGGCATTAACGAACTAATATAGATCACATCATTAGCACTTCCCTTTCAGATAGGGAATAAATGGTTTGCCAATTAAGTCAGTGTGTGAAAATACCATTTTATGtcatctgtttgttttctttttatttagccAAGAAGTgttacagtatattttttttgaggggtccacactgaaaaaaatacacttattCATGTTTTGGTTGTATGTGGGggttatatatatgtatctgtaaTCCTGAAAACTTTCAGGTTTGTTAGCCtaggaaattaaatgcaaaatacagtcCTCGATGGGCTGCGTGCAAGATTACAGAAATTACAAGTTTTGGATCCTGATGTCGTTATAATGTATTTATGCATTAGTGTTATGTTCTCTACAGTGGTATTTTTGCTATCAAAAGGTGATCTATGGAATAATAATAAGTCTGTACAGGAGCTGAGTGACCAATGTGGAGCGGTTAGAGTTTTCAATGTGCACAAGTCTGAGTAAACATCAGACTCAAAATGTCAGGTTCATTTTTCCTGTGGATATTCTAACGAAAAGCCAAGAGAGATGTGTTCCTCAGAACGTCACGTTTGGTTGGAATCTCTGCTACGAGTTCtggaatgaaatggaaaagaagtggATGGTTGGTTGCGCTCATCCCTTTCTTCCTGACTGGATCAGCTGATCCTGGGGTTGATGATAGATAAAACAAGAGTCTGCCTGAACTTCTGTGTGCCCTGGCTTTTATCTTCCTGCCTTTGAGCTGCCAAGACTCATGctatgttgaggttttttttacttccagaTGAAGCAGCTTGGATCTTCTGCTGCACAGCAAAGTACTTGCTGTTCTAAAAATCCACATGCATGTGCTTCTCTTGGCCCTGAGGGGTAATTATCCTGTGCAGTCAGTGACTACAGCAGGATTCACTTAGTAGCATGTGTTAATGGGACTGACCTATTGACAGAATAAATTATCCATTTGAACCTAAAATGTGGAAAATGCACTGATGATTTTAAATGTGATGTGTTTAAAGGA
This window encodes:
- the HPS6 gene encoding BLOC-2 complex member HPS6 — translated: MKRAGMLRQVADFSDFSRGRWLQELLCRGEEPRYVQSSPDGQHLLVLQKSRPPPLPQVVAFQLHGMGGADLERNWQPPQPALVGLLFLQSPATLGSWVLAIVWEHGRTEVWHFVVAVGWQLLQTLELCQGARARIVSVCSQEASLVWCEERPPLDAHSDMSKCAFRFCVCIRALEVGEQGVRLGAVRIVLHNSPEYQVLASPQHIFLVPAAASFATISKFLLICHPEKAKLTITAPSAGFVQSKVLCSSSESDFRKLLLGSVGLLSGLAPLDIHTSAVSNSGGLLLVSTKGAVNIVEPDGTQRHIFDLEGGPLAQESPVQLKTFGSILACVLAGVLYLVDQNSGRLVEKKTLSMKEVHFLESPGQEDSIQLLTQTGIYSFSFSKLEDSSRPEPCLVEMVFEEACRYYQRRSLSSSKLTVEKLKKGGVFQAPVALAAILQHSLRQKQKAARGLQDTYAKLLSTMSLELQSYMSLELLKTCVVCAPESEVESYCEELVEQEVSRVLHSDMDKDNLAYLNSIFASFPKAAWKAMRSCLQLQQNGDGLLVARATPEVWKKVLGGPHQDEMGQNGVVPLFELICASFLRFKPKWLPSFVELTQQYVSISWTYGSKEGPEGRVPLYKRALGVLARKNKRSEADDEMELELLLCSMRPKAVLQALHLLIRLKRWQRVVEVAEKFSKLSPLLNKEIFTTLLAEFAQHRELDPYLDTLWPLCPVELTASDVLTVVLQHLPRSQEDPVPFSSEGNQLTVGLLKPLLQRIVQRPCIQDEMYSDALQSPTFPPPTPPREHKNPSKAAADDAPQPPVARTSSPSALVQGDTA